A segment of the Actinomycetota bacterium genome:
GGTCGATCGACTCCTCCAGCTCGTGCATCCCGATCTCTTTCTTGCCGCCGCGCGCGGTCAGCAGCGCCGCCTCGTTCATGACGTTCGCGAGGTCGGCGCCGGTGAATCCGGGCGTGCGGCGAGCAAGCACCTCGAGCTCGGCGCCGGCGATGATCGGCTTACCGCGGGCGTGGACCTCGAGGATCGCGAGGCGGCCCTTCAGGTCCGGCCGGTCGACCACGATCTGCCGGTCGAAGCGTCCCGGGCGGAGGAGCGCCGGGTCCAGGATGTCGGGCCGGTTGGTCGCCGCGATCATGATGACGCCGGTCTTCGCGTCGAAGCCGTCCATCTCGACGAGCAGCTGGTTCAGCGTCTGTTCGCGCTCGTCGTGGCCGCCGCCGAGACCGGCGCCGCGCTGGCGGCCGACGGCGTCGATCTCGTCCACGAACACGATGGAGGGCGCGTTCTGCTTCGCCTGCTCGAACAGGTCGCGGACGCGGGCTGCACCGACGCCGACGAACATCTCGACGAAGTCCGAGCCGGAGATCGAGAAGAACGGAACCCCCGCCTCGCCGGCCACGGCCCTTGCGAGCAGCGTCTTGCCCGAGCCCGGCGGCCCGTACAGCAGGACGCCCTTCGGGATCTTCGCGCCAACCGCCTGGAACTTGGCGGGGTTCTCGAGGAAGTCCTTGACCTCGACGAGCTCCTCGACGGCCTCATCGACGCCGGCGACATCCTTGAAGGTGACCTTGGGCATGTCCTTGGTGACCAGACGCGCTTTCGCCTTGCCGAACGACATGACGCGGTTGCCGCCGCCCTGCATCTGGTTCATGAAGAAGAAGAACAGCAAGATGATCAGCAAGAACGGTAAGAGCTGGAAGATGATCGACAGGATCGGCGACGTGCTCTGCGTGTCGACCTTGAGCTCGATGTCGTCACGCTCCTGGAGCAGGTTCGTGATGTCGTCGGCGTAGTCGGTCGGGTACGTCACGCTGTAGGGCTTGTCGTCGGTGAACTCGCCCTCTACACGTTTGTCCCGGTCGAGGATCGTCGCGGTTTTGATGCGGCCGTCGCGAACCGCGTCGGTGAACTGATCCAGCGTCAGCGGCTTGTCTTGTGTGCCGCCGAAGTACGACAGGATCGCCCAGAGGACGATGAGTACGAGGATCAGGTAGACGGCGGGGCCACGGAAAAGACGCCCCATCGGCGTCTGAGGCTGCTGCGGAGCCTTCCCTGTGCGAAGCGGTGGCATGGATCCTTGCTTTCTCCCTTGTGGGGAACTCTAACGTAGTTCGAACACCGGCGAAGGTCGCATGAGCCGCGGAAGGGTCAGGCTAGCACCGCGGTCCGGCCCCCGTCGACGCTCCGGCTCCCTGAGCAGGTTAAACGCTCCGCAGACGCACGACATTCCTCGCAGTCTCTATCGGGCGAAGCTGAGGGTGGCCTGAGCGCTCGCCCTCAGCCGGCCCGGCCGAGAACGGTGATCCGGACGCCCTGCCCCTCGCGCAAGCCGAGCGACTGCACGACGTCCATCGGAACAAGCAATCCGGGCGTGCGGAGCGAACCATGCACCTTGCCGGTGAACTCCTGGCCTCTCATCGATGCACGAAGCGTGTCCCCCGGCCTGAGGCCCAGGTCACTCACGACTTCGGCGGCGATCGGGACCCGCGCGTACGGGCTCTTGTTGTGCATGGTCATCTCGAGGGTCGCTCGGAACATCCTTGCCATCTGCCCTGCTCAGCCCCTTAGTCTTCAGTCTTCGTAAAGGTGGGGCTTGAGTGTACCCACGTAGCTCAGATTCCGGTAACGCTCGCCGTAGTCGAGGCCGTAGCCGACCACGAACACCGGCGGCAGGGCGAAACCGTGATACCGGACGTCGAGCTCCACCTTCTGGACCTCGGGTTTCGACAGGAGCGCGCACACTTCGAGCGTCGCGGGACGGCGGCCTTTGAGGTTCTTCATGAGATACGACAGCGTAAGGCCTGAGTCGATGATGTCC
Coding sequences within it:
- the ftsH gene encoding ATP-dependent zinc metalloprotease FtsH, which encodes MGRLFRGPAVYLILVLIVLWAILSYFGGTQDKPLTLDQFTDAVRDGRIKTATILDRDKRVEGEFTDDKPYSVTYPTDYADDITNLLQERDDIELKVDTQSTSPILSIIFQLLPFLLIILLFFFFMNQMQGGGNRVMSFGKAKARLVTKDMPKVTFKDVAGVDEAVEELVEVKDFLENPAKFQAVGAKIPKGVLLYGPPGSGKTLLARAVAGEAGVPFFSISGSDFVEMFVGVGAARVRDLFEQAKQNAPSIVFVDEIDAVGRQRGAGLGGGHDEREQTLNQLLVEMDGFDAKTGVIMIAATNRPDILDPALLRPGRFDRQIVVDRPDLKGRLAILEVHARGKPIIAGAELEVLARRTPGFTGADLANVMNEAALLTARGGKKEIGMHELEESIDRVVAGPERKSRVISDKEKRVIAYHEAGHALVGHALPNADPVHKISIIPRGRALGYTLSLPTEDKFLVTRSEMIDDLAMFLGGRVAEEMVFDDPTTGAQDDIDRATKMARQMVTEYGMSDKLGPLTLGQKEGQVFLGRDFSSHADYSDTIAFEIDKEIRRLIDEAHAEALEILTQYRPALDDIVDALLEKETIEKEELKRLLAPVTKRPARSPNGKAVRGGAAAPARRSVKRNGK